Proteins encoded together in one Epinephelus moara isolate mb chromosome 2, YSFRI_EMoa_1.0, whole genome shotgun sequence window:
- the LOC126401428 gene encoding P2Y purinoceptor 3-like: MEDFKICPVTNYYKRILLPVSYSIVFLLGLSLNGALLWCVCCRLRHWSSTVIYSTNLAVADLLYVLALPPLIISNAMGSMWPFGNVICKSVRFFFFVNLHCSMMFLTCVSVHRFLGVCFPIAAVRLRTKKVALFASGSVWILATAEILPTLVFAHTGVINNMTVCFEMTNPGRFKVYFPYGMFLAIVGFLIPFLVVITCYCSMMTVLYCRAPDSISNARTARMRNKSIYTLLVVCLMFVVCFVPYHIARTVYLFVRVYMPEDCHLLNVVMISFKVWKPVVSFNCCANPLFYFLSCNRHRQRLRAWLWRRRKRVQPGVSVVDVGSAHRSAGQRASIRGLIK, from the coding sequence ATGGAGGACTTTAAAATCTGTCCAGTGACTAACTACTACAAAAGGATCCTTCTGCCAGTGTCCTACAGCATTGTGTTCCTGCTGGGCCTGAGTTTAAACGGCGCCCTGCTGTGGTGCGTGTGCTGTCGGCTGCGCCATTGGAGCAGCACGGTCATCTACTCGACCAACCTCGCCGTGGCGGATCTCCTGTACGTGCTGGCCTTGCCCCCTCTCATCATCAGCAATGCCATGGGCAGCATGTGGCCCTTCGGGAACGTCATCTGCAAAAGCGTCAGGTTCTTCTTTTTTGTCAACCTGCACTGCAGCATGATGTTTCTGACGTGCGTCAGCGTGCACCGCTTCCTCGGAGTGTGCTTCCCCATCGCTGCTGTGCGCCTCAGGACCAAAAAAGTCGCCCTCTTCGCGTCAGGCTCGGTTTGGATCCTTGCCACTGCAGAGATTTTACCCACATTGGTCTTTGCGCACACAGGTGTGATCAACaacatgactgtgtgttttGAGATGACCAACCCGGGGCGGTTTAAAGTTTACTTCCCCTACGgaatgtttttggccatagtGGGCTTTCTGATCCCATTCCTCGTCGTTATCACCTGTTACTGCTCCATGATGACGGTGCTTTACTGCAGGGCCCCGGACAGCATCTCCAACGCGAGGACAGCTCGGATGCGCAACAAGTCTATTTACACACTCCTGGTTGTGTGTCTCAtgtttgtggtgtgttttgTGCCTTATCACATCGCCCGGACCGTCTACTTGTTTGTGAGGGTCTACATGCCCGAAGACTGTCACCTGCTGAACGTGGTCATGATCTCCTTCAAGGTGTGGAAGCCTGTGGTCAGTTTCAACTGCTGCGCAAATCCCCTCTTCTACTTTTTAAGCTGTAATCGGCACCGTCAGAGGCTCCGGGCCTGGCTGTGGAGGCGGAGGAAGAGGGTGCAGCCCGGTGTGAGTGTGGTGGATGTAGGCAGCGCACACAGGTCCGCAGGGCAGAGAGCATCCATCAGAGGTCTCATTAAGTGA
- the mfsd1 gene encoding major facilitator superfamily domain-containing protein 1 isoform X1 encodes MADFEERQSLLGDEDEGSSGRHTAGGDGRPLSAICDPSHLLHRVVVLVFMCFLGFGSYFCYDNPAALQTQVLQDLNLNTAKFMQLYAWYSWPNVVLCFFGGFLIDRVFGIRLGTIIFSLFVCVGQVIFATGALVNRFWLMEVGRFVFGIGGESLAVAQNTYAVNWFKGKELNLVFGLQLSMARLGSTVNMNIMGRVYSGVADLVGSPGHTTLGASLMIAAVTCLFSLICALVLGFLDRRAERILQKEQGKTGEVIKLTDVKDFPFPLWLIFIICVCYYVAIFPFIGLGQVFFIEKFNFSPAEARAVNSIVYIISAPASPLLGLMVDKTGRNVIWVMIAVVATLAAHMMLAFTFWNPWIAMSLLGVSYSLLACALWPMVAFVVPEHQLGTAYGFMQSIQNLGLALIAMAAGAILDTKGYLILEVFFCICICFALMGVVTLYFVDYLRGGDLNRSAAARAKLQKEATSDAEIKRRPSKLTEGEHARLAPMSAFGLRNRYLSRLGAQLPDHCSTHLSSLAHRSVLK; translated from the exons ATGGCGGACTTTGAGGAGCGGCAGAGTCTACTGGGAGACGAGGACGAGGGCTCCAGCGGCAGACACACAGCCGGGGGAGACGGCAGACCGCTGTCGGCCATCTGCGACCCGAGCCACCTCCTGCACCGAGTGGTGGTCCTGGTGTTTATGTGCTTCTTGGGATTCG GAAGCTACTTCTGTTATGACAACCCAGCTGCACTTCAAACTCAAGTCCTTCAG GATCTGAACCTGAACACTGCAAAGTTCATGCAGCTGTACGCCTGGTACTCCTGGCCCAATGTGGTGCTCTGCTTCTTTGGGGGGTTCCTGATTGACAGGGTTTTTGGCATCAG gcTGGGAACCATCATCTTTTCCCTCTTCGTCTGTGTTGGACAG GTCATATTTGCTACTGGAGCTTTAGTGAATCGTTTTTGGCTCATGGAAGTTGGACGTTTTGTATTTGG TATCGGAGGAGAGTCCTTGGCCGTGGCCCAGAACACGTATGCAGTCAACTGGTTCAAAGGAAAAGAGCTAAATCTGGTGTTTGGGCTTCAGCTGAGCATGGCTCGCCTG GGCAGCACAGTGAACATGAACATCATGGGCCGGGTCTACAGCGGTGTCGCAGACCTCGTTGGCTCTCCTGGACACACCACACTGGGCGCATCACTCATGATAG CTGCTGTAACCTGCCTGTTTTCACTCATCTGTGCCTTGGTGTTGGGATTCCTCgacagaagagcagagaggatCCTCCAAAAGGAACAGGGCAAAACTG GTGAGGTGATCAAGCTGACCGATGTGAAAGACTTTCCCTTCCCCCTGTGGCTCATCTTCATCATTTGCGTGTGCTACTATGTCGCCATTTTCCCCTTTATTGGACTGGGACA GGTGTTCTTCATTGAAAAGTTCAACTTCTCCCCAGCTGAGGCCAGAGCTGTCAACAG TATTGTGTACATCATCTCAGCCCCTGCATCTCCACTTCTGGGCCTCATGGTTGATAAGACGGGGAGGAATGTGATTTGGGTAATGATTGCTGTGGTCGCCACGCTCGCTGCTCACATGATGCTGGCCTTCACCTTCTGGAACCCATGGATCGCAATG TCCCTGCTGGGTGTCTCCTACTCCTTACTGGCCTGTGCACTGTGGCCCATGGTGGCATTCGTGGTACCTGAGCATCAGCTGGGGACGGCCTATGGCTT CATGCAGTCGATCCAGAACCTGGGACTCGCTCTCATTGCCATGGCAGCAGGAGCCATCCTCGACACCAAAGGATACCTGATTTTGGAAGTGTTTTTCTGCATCTGTATCTGCT TTGCACTGATGGGAGTGGTGACGCTGTACTTTGTGGATTATCTCAGAG GAGGAGATTTGAACCGGTCAGCCGCAGCCAGAGCAAAACTCCAGAAAGAAGCCACTTCAGACGCAGA GATTAAAAGGCGACCCAGTAAACTGACAGAGGGTGAGCATGCTAGATTAGCACCCATGTCTGCTTTTGGCTTACGCAACCGATACCTCTCAAGGTTGGGCGCACAG CTCCCAGACCACTGCTCTACCCATCTGTCATCACTTGCCCACAGGAGTGTTCTGAAATGA
- the mfsd1 gene encoding major facilitator superfamily domain-containing protein 1 isoform X3, with protein MADFEERQSLLGDEDEGSSGRHTAGGDGRPLSAICDPSHLLHRVVVLVFMCFLGFGSYFCYDNPAALQTQVLQDLNLNTAKFMQLYAWYSWPNVVLCFFGGFLIDRVFGIRLGTIIFSLFVCVGQVIFATGALVNRFWLMEVGRFVFGIGGESLAVAQNTYAVNWFKGKELNLVFGLQLSMARLGSTVNMNIMGRVYSGVADLVGSPGHTTLGASLMIAAVTCLFSLICALVLGFLDRRAERILQKEQGKTGEVIKLTDVKDFPFPLWLIFIICVCYYVAIFPFIGLGQVFFIEKFNFSPAEARAVNSIVYIISAPASPLLGLMVDKTGRNVIWVMIAVVATLAAHMMLAFTFWNPWIAMSLLGVSYSLLACALWPMVAFVVPEHQLGTAYGFMQSIQNLGLALIAMAAGAILDTKGYLILEVFFCICICFALMGVVTLYFVDYLRGGDLNRSAAARAKLQKEATSDADSQTTALPICHHLPTGVF; from the exons ATGGCGGACTTTGAGGAGCGGCAGAGTCTACTGGGAGACGAGGACGAGGGCTCCAGCGGCAGACACACAGCCGGGGGAGACGGCAGACCGCTGTCGGCCATCTGCGACCCGAGCCACCTCCTGCACCGAGTGGTGGTCCTGGTGTTTATGTGCTTCTTGGGATTCG GAAGCTACTTCTGTTATGACAACCCAGCTGCACTTCAAACTCAAGTCCTTCAG GATCTGAACCTGAACACTGCAAAGTTCATGCAGCTGTACGCCTGGTACTCCTGGCCCAATGTGGTGCTCTGCTTCTTTGGGGGGTTCCTGATTGACAGGGTTTTTGGCATCAG gcTGGGAACCATCATCTTTTCCCTCTTCGTCTGTGTTGGACAG GTCATATTTGCTACTGGAGCTTTAGTGAATCGTTTTTGGCTCATGGAAGTTGGACGTTTTGTATTTGG TATCGGAGGAGAGTCCTTGGCCGTGGCCCAGAACACGTATGCAGTCAACTGGTTCAAAGGAAAAGAGCTAAATCTGGTGTTTGGGCTTCAGCTGAGCATGGCTCGCCTG GGCAGCACAGTGAACATGAACATCATGGGCCGGGTCTACAGCGGTGTCGCAGACCTCGTTGGCTCTCCTGGACACACCACACTGGGCGCATCACTCATGATAG CTGCTGTAACCTGCCTGTTTTCACTCATCTGTGCCTTGGTGTTGGGATTCCTCgacagaagagcagagaggatCCTCCAAAAGGAACAGGGCAAAACTG GTGAGGTGATCAAGCTGACCGATGTGAAAGACTTTCCCTTCCCCCTGTGGCTCATCTTCATCATTTGCGTGTGCTACTATGTCGCCATTTTCCCCTTTATTGGACTGGGACA GGTGTTCTTCATTGAAAAGTTCAACTTCTCCCCAGCTGAGGCCAGAGCTGTCAACAG TATTGTGTACATCATCTCAGCCCCTGCATCTCCACTTCTGGGCCTCATGGTTGATAAGACGGGGAGGAATGTGATTTGGGTAATGATTGCTGTGGTCGCCACGCTCGCTGCTCACATGATGCTGGCCTTCACCTTCTGGAACCCATGGATCGCAATG TCCCTGCTGGGTGTCTCCTACTCCTTACTGGCCTGTGCACTGTGGCCCATGGTGGCATTCGTGGTACCTGAGCATCAGCTGGGGACGGCCTATGGCTT CATGCAGTCGATCCAGAACCTGGGACTCGCTCTCATTGCCATGGCAGCAGGAGCCATCCTCGACACCAAAGGATACCTGATTTTGGAAGTGTTTTTCTGCATCTGTATCTGCT TTGCACTGATGGGAGTGGTGACGCTGTACTTTGTGGATTATCTCAGAG GAGGAGATTTGAACCGGTCAGCCGCAGCCAGAGCAAAACTCCAGAAAGAAGCCACTTCAGACGCAGA CTCCCAGACCACTGCTCTACCCATCTGTCATCACTTGCCCACAGGAGTGTTCTGA
- the mfsd1 gene encoding major facilitator superfamily domain-containing protein 1 isoform X2, giving the protein MADFEERQSLLGDEDEGSSGRHTAGGDGRPLSAICDPSHLLHRVVVLVFMCFLGFGSYFCYDNPAALQTQVLQDLNLNTAKFMQLYAWYSWPNVVLCFFGGFLIDRVFGIRLGTIIFSLFVCVGQVIFATGALVNRFWLMEVGRFVFGIGGESLAVAQNTYAVNWFKGKELNLVFGLQLSMARLGSTVNMNIMGRVYSGVADLVGSPGHTTLGASLMIAAVTCLFSLICALVLGFLDRRAERILQKEQGKTGEVIKLTDVKDFPFPLWLIFIICVCYYVAIFPFIGLGQVFFIEKFNFSPAEARAVNSIVYIISAPASPLLGLMVDKTGRNVIWVMIAVVATLAAHMMLAFTFWNPWIAMSLLGVSYSLLACALWPMVAFVVPEHQLGTAYGFMQSIQNLGLALIAMAAGAILDTKGYLILEVFFCICICFALMGVVTLYFVDYLRGGDLNRSAAARAKLQKEATSDAE; this is encoded by the exons ATGGCGGACTTTGAGGAGCGGCAGAGTCTACTGGGAGACGAGGACGAGGGCTCCAGCGGCAGACACACAGCCGGGGGAGACGGCAGACCGCTGTCGGCCATCTGCGACCCGAGCCACCTCCTGCACCGAGTGGTGGTCCTGGTGTTTATGTGCTTCTTGGGATTCG GAAGCTACTTCTGTTATGACAACCCAGCTGCACTTCAAACTCAAGTCCTTCAG GATCTGAACCTGAACACTGCAAAGTTCATGCAGCTGTACGCCTGGTACTCCTGGCCCAATGTGGTGCTCTGCTTCTTTGGGGGGTTCCTGATTGACAGGGTTTTTGGCATCAG gcTGGGAACCATCATCTTTTCCCTCTTCGTCTGTGTTGGACAG GTCATATTTGCTACTGGAGCTTTAGTGAATCGTTTTTGGCTCATGGAAGTTGGACGTTTTGTATTTGG TATCGGAGGAGAGTCCTTGGCCGTGGCCCAGAACACGTATGCAGTCAACTGGTTCAAAGGAAAAGAGCTAAATCTGGTGTTTGGGCTTCAGCTGAGCATGGCTCGCCTG GGCAGCACAGTGAACATGAACATCATGGGCCGGGTCTACAGCGGTGTCGCAGACCTCGTTGGCTCTCCTGGACACACCACACTGGGCGCATCACTCATGATAG CTGCTGTAACCTGCCTGTTTTCACTCATCTGTGCCTTGGTGTTGGGATTCCTCgacagaagagcagagaggatCCTCCAAAAGGAACAGGGCAAAACTG GTGAGGTGATCAAGCTGACCGATGTGAAAGACTTTCCCTTCCCCCTGTGGCTCATCTTCATCATTTGCGTGTGCTACTATGTCGCCATTTTCCCCTTTATTGGACTGGGACA GGTGTTCTTCATTGAAAAGTTCAACTTCTCCCCAGCTGAGGCCAGAGCTGTCAACAG TATTGTGTACATCATCTCAGCCCCTGCATCTCCACTTCTGGGCCTCATGGTTGATAAGACGGGGAGGAATGTGATTTGGGTAATGATTGCTGTGGTCGCCACGCTCGCTGCTCACATGATGCTGGCCTTCACCTTCTGGAACCCATGGATCGCAATG TCCCTGCTGGGTGTCTCCTACTCCTTACTGGCCTGTGCACTGTGGCCCATGGTGGCATTCGTGGTACCTGAGCATCAGCTGGGGACGGCCTATGGCTT CATGCAGTCGATCCAGAACCTGGGACTCGCTCTCATTGCCATGGCAGCAGGAGCCATCCTCGACACCAAAGGATACCTGATTTTGGAAGTGTTTTTCTGCATCTGTATCTGCT TTGCACTGATGGGAGTGGTGACGCTGTACTTTGTGGATTATCTCAGAG GAGGAGATTTGAACCGGTCAGCCGCAGCCAGAGCAAAACTCCAGAAAGAAGCCACTTCAGACGCAGA atga
- the LOC126405011 gene encoding P2Y purinoceptor 13-like: MNSTLSNTSIKCVRDTSVTAVVFPCLYSILFVVALILNSLAAWIFFNIPSSSTFVVFLKNVVVADLLMTLTIPVRVLSDAGVGSWRLRAFHCRYSAVLFYITMYISILLLGLISLDRYLKIVRPFGKCALQRVRVGQILSAAIWAVMLSLALPNVILSDQPPRVSGGRLKCTSMKSKAGMLWHEGFNYFCQVVFWGTLALMVVCYTFISKKVYESYKASKSRSQAASRRTKAKVFVVVGVFFICFAPFHFARVPYTLTQTGSLASHCRAQNALYIAKETTLWLSATNVCLDPLIYVFLCKVFRRRLTATICRKPLNKGGTESTATSTQLEMSKIAQSNRLSYNGIPQ, encoded by the exons ATGAACAGCACCCTGTCAAACACTTCCATCAAGTGCGTTCGGGACACCAGTGTGACAGCGGTGGTTTTCCCCTGTCTGTACAGCATTCTCTTCGTAGTCGCCCTCATACTAAACTCCTTGGCTGCATGGATCTTCTTCAacatccccagctcctccacaTTTGTGGTCTTTCTGAAAAATGTG GTGGTGGCTGACTTACTGATGACCCTGACCATCCCTGTGAGAGTCTTAAGCGATGCAGGTGTGGGTTCCTGGCGACTGCGCGCCTTCCACTGCCGATACTCTGCCGTTCTCTTCTACATCACCATGTACATCAGCATCCTCTTGCTGGGTCTCATCAGCCTGGATCGCTACCTGAAGATAGTCAGGCCCTTTGGGAAGTGTGCCCTGCAGCGGGTTCGTGTTGGTCAGATCCTCAGTGCAGCCATCTGGGCGGTCATGTTGTCTTTAGCGTTACCCAACGTTATTCTGAGTGACCAGCCGCCACGGGTCTCTGGAGGCAGACTGAAGTGCACCTCCATGAAGAGCAAAGCTGGCATGCTGTGGCATGAAGGATTCAACTACTTCTGTCAG GTGGTTTTCTGGGGCACGCTGGCCTTGATGGTGGTTTGCTACACGTTCATCAGCAAGAAGGTTTATGAGTCATACAAAGCCTCAAAGAGCAGATCTCAAGCGGCCAGTCGCAGAACCAAAGCAAAGGTGTTTGTGGTGGTGGGGGTGTTTTTCATCTGCTTTGCCCCCTTTCACTTTGCCCGTGTTCCTTACACTCTGACCCAAACTGGTAGCTTGGCGAGTCATTGCCGGGCACAGAACGCTCTCTACATCGCAAAGGAAACCACCCTGTGGCTGTCTGCCACTAATGTGTGCCTGGACCCGCTTATCTATGTGTTCCTGTGTAAGGTGTTCAGGAGAAGACTGACAGCCACAATCTGCCGTAAGCCACTCAACAAAGGTGGCACGGAGTCCACAGCAACGTCAACTCAACTGGAGATGTCAAAGATCGCCCAAAGTAACAGACTGTCGTATAACGGGATTCCACAATAA
- the LOC126401437 gene encoding P2Y purinoceptor 13-like, with protein MSPNQTSHNYSACNSFIYSPNFVPALYFLMFPIALLLNGVAAWVSLHLKSTSTFMVYLKNLVAADIIMTLIIPFKAARALPNTSDAVYILSCYLSAIFYSTQYTSIALLGFISVDRFAKIMMPRSKLFCQNVTFSKLISGLVWVVLLGGTAVPNIILSNNLVANGTGTIGCMKLKGPVGLEVHGNIVIYQSCFFWLVSVVIAVCYICITNKVIQSFRNSGSSNNQGKQKVKLRVFLVVIVFFVSFGLYHIIRIPYTFEQVKISSSTGCSYLRSKFAKELSLWLASTNICMVPLLYVFLCREFKEKLTSMIKTSFKVAPAGKAEGTSTQSGV; from the coding sequence ATGTCACCGAATCAAACATCTCACAATTATTCGGCGTGTAACAGCTTCATATACAGCCCAAATTTCGTCCCAGCTCTCTACTTCCTGATGTTCCCCATAGCGTTGTTGCTGAATGGTGTGGCAGCCTGGGTGTCTCTGCACCTCAAGTCCACCTCCACCTTTATGGTGTACCTGAAAAATCTAGTTGCTGCCGACATCATCATGACCTTGATCATCCCGTTCAAAGCTGCAAGAGCACTGCCGAACACCTCGGATGCAGTGTACATACTGTCCTGTTATCTCAGTGCCATTTTCTACAGTACACAGTACACATCTATCGCCCTGCTGGGCTTTATCAGTGTGGACCGCTTCGCTAAGATCATGATGCCCCGCAGCAAGTTGTTTTGTCAGAATGTGACCTTTAGCAAACTGATATCAGGCTTAGTCTGGGTAGTGCTGCTTGGAGGCACAGCTGTACCAAATATCATTTTAAGTAACAATTTAGTGGCCAATGGGACAGGGACCATCGGTTGTATGAAGCTGAAGGGACCGGTTGGACTTGAAGTCCATGGAAATATAGTGATTTACCAGAGCTGTTTCTTCTGGCTCGTTAGCGTGGTCATCGCGGTGTGCTACATTTGCATCACAAACAAAGTTATCCAGTCTTTTAGGaactctggcagcagcaacaaccaGGGAAAGCAGAAGGTCAAACTGCGTGTTTTTCTGGTTGTCATTGTGTTCTTTGTGTCGTTCGGACTGTACCACATCATCAGGATCCCGTACACTTTTGAACAAGTGAAGATTTCTTCCAGCACCGGCTGTTCTTACTTACGCAGTAAGTTTGCCAAGGAACTCAGCCTCTGGCTTGCCAGCACAAACATCTGCATGGTCCCACTTCTCTACGTCTTTCTGTGTCGGGAGTTTAAAGAGAAACTGACGTCGATGATAAAAACGTCTTTCAAAGTAGCCCCAGCAGGCAAAGCAGAGGGCACTTCTACACAGAGCGGAGTCTGA
- the LOC126401447 gene encoding P2Y purinoceptor 13-like, translated as MVSNNTAPSTSGCVSYSLVTVDVAVSYLFFFLFPFALLLNGVAAWVSLHLRSTSTFIVYLKNLVAADLLMTLTLPPMAASQLPEAAVQLKMFACRYSSVIFYCCLYTSIALMGLISLDRFFKIVRPCGKLLGQSVVSSVAMSTSVWVVLFGGTAIPTIILTDQVPVNMTGNFCLSQKSPAGVTFHKFVVLFMETLFWLVLMLIVFCYICITLKVLQSFRNSGSNNSQGKKRTKLRVFLILLVFFLCFVPLHVMRVPFTLYEIFHIDICAQMWVGIVHKLTLWVSTTNACLDPLLYIYLCKEYRDKLVDMMKARGICVGVYSGENEDVSQ; from the coding sequence ATGGTGTCCAACAACACAGCACCCTCCACCTCTGGCTGTGTTTCATACAGTCTTGTGACGGTAGATGTGGCTGTCTCgtacctcttcttcttcttgtttcccTTTGCATTACTGCTCAATGGGGTCGCAGCGTGGGTGTCTCTGCACCTCCGGTCCACCTCTACCTTCATAGTGTATCTCAAAAACCTGGTGGCTGCTGACCTGCTCATGACGCTAACGCTCCCGCCGATGGCAGCTAGCCAGCTTCCTGAAGCAGCAGTTCAGTTAAAGATGTTTGCCTGCCGTTACTCTAGTGTCATTTTCTACTGCTGTTTGTACACAAGCATCGCTTTAATGGGTCTCATCAGCCTCGACCGCTTCTTCAAAATCGTTAGGCCGTGTGGAAAGCTGTTAGGACAAAGCGTGGTCTCTAGTGTTGCCATGTCCACATCTGTTTGGGTGGTGTTGTTTGGCGGTACAGCCATCCCAACAATCATTCTAACAGATCAGGTTCCTGTTAATATGACTGGAAATTTCTGCTTGTCCCAGAAAAGTCCAGCCGGTGTGACATTTCACAAGTTTGTGGTTCTATTTATGGAGACTCTTTTCTGGCTCGTCCTGATGTTGATCGTGTTCTGCTACATCTGCATCACCCTGAAAGTCCTGCAGTCCTTCAGAAACTCAGGGAGCAACAACAGCCAGGGAAAGAAGAGGACCAAGCTGCGAGTCTTCCTGATCCTCCTcgtgttttttctgtgttttgtgccTCTCCACGTGATGCGTGTCCCATTCACACTGTACGAAATCTTTCATATTGATATCTGTGCTCAAATGTGGGTGGGGATAGTCCATAAATTGACCCTGTGGGTGTCTACCACTAACGCCTGCCTGGATCCTCTTCTCTACATCTATCTGTGCAAGGAGTACAGAGACAAACTGGTTGATATGATGAAAGCTAGAGGGATCTGTGTCGGGGTGTATTCAGGGGAAAATGAGGATGTTTCACAGTAG